A DNA window from Microtus ochrogaster isolate Prairie Vole_2 unplaced genomic scaffold, MicOch1.0 UNK31, whole genome shotgun sequence contains the following coding sequences:
- the LOC101986333 gene encoding keratin, type I cytoskeletal 42, producing the protein MATTTSIRQFSTSSSVKGLCAPGGGFSRMSSVRVGGACRAPSLLGGGSCGNMSITSSRFSAGLGSSYGGGYTCSLGGGFGSSFGVSDALLGGGEKETMQNLNDRLATYLDRVHALEEANTDLEVKIRDWYKKQGPGPARDYSSYFKTIEDLRNKILAATIDNASIVLQIDNARLAADDFRTKYETELNLRMSVEADINGLRRVLDELTLARADLEMQIESLKEELAYLRKNHEEEMNALRGQVGGDVSVEMDAAPGVDLSRILNEMRDQYEKMAEKNRKDAEDWFFTKTEELNREVATNTEALQSSRTEITELRRSVQNLEIELQSQLSMKASLENSLAETEARYGAQLAQLQGLISSVEQQLCELRCDMERQNHEYQQLLDVKTRLEQEIATYRRLLEGEDTHLATQYSSSMASQPSREGMVTSRQVRTIVEEVQDGKVVSSREQVHRSTH; encoded by the exons ATGGCTACTACTACCAGCATCCGCCAATTTTCAACCTCCAGCTCCGTTAAGGGCCTTTGTGCTCCTGGAGGGGGATTCTCCCGGATGTCCTCTGTCCGTGTTGGGGGCGCTTGCCGGGCTCCCAGCCTCTTGGGAGGTGGCAGCTGCGGCAATATGTCAATCACATCCTCCCGCTTCTCAGCAGGCTTGGGAAGCAGCTATGGTGGTGGCTACACCTGCAGCTTGGGTGGGGGCTTTGGCTCCAGCTTTGGTGTGTCAGATGCCCTTCTAGGAGGCGGTGAGAAGGAGACCATGCAGAACCTCAACGACCGCCTGGCCACCTACTTGGACCGGGTGCATGCCCTGGAGGAGGCCAACACTGACCTGGAGGTGAAGATCCGTGACTGGTACAAGAAGCAGGGCCCTGGACCCGCTCGTGACTACAGCTCCTACTTCAAGACCATAGAGGACCTACGGAACAAG ATCCTGGCAGCCACAATTGACAACGCCAGCATCGTGCTGCAGATCGACAATGCTCGCCTGGCGGCCGATGACTTCCGCACCAA GTATGAGACAGAGCTGAACCTGCGCATGAGTGTGGAGGCCGATATCAACGGCCTGCGCCGGGTGCTGGATGAGCTGACCCTGGCCAGAGCCGACCTGGAGATGCAGATTGAGAGTCTCAAGGAGGAGCTGGCCTATCTGAGGAAGAACCATGAGGAG GAAATGAATGCCCTTCGTGGCCAGGTGGGCGGGGACGTCAGCGTGGAGATGGACGCGGCACCCGGTGTGGACCTGAGCCGCATCCTGAATGAGATGCGTGACCAGTACGAGAAGATGGCGGAGAAGAACCGCAAGGATGCCGAGGACTGGTTCTTCACCAAG ACGGAGGAGCTGAACCGTGAGGTGGCCACTAACACGGAGGCCCTGCAGAGCAGCCGGACGGAGATCACAGAGCTCCGCCGCTCTGTTCAGAACCTGGAGATTGAGCTGCAGTCCCAGCTCAGCATG AAAGCATCACTGGAGAACAGcctggcagagacagaggcacgCTATGGAGCCCAGCTGGCGCAGCTGCAGGGCCTCATCAGCAGCGTGGAGCAGCAGCTGTGTGAGCTGCGCTGTGACATGGAGAGGCAGAACCACGAGTACCAGCAGCTGCTGGATGTGAAGACCCGGCTGGAGCAGGAGATCGCCACTTACCGCCGCCTACTGGAAGGAGAGGACACCCA CCTGGCTACTCAGTACTCCTCATCCATGGCCTCGCAGCCCTCCCGAGAAG GCATGGTGACCAGCCGCCAGGTACGCACTATTGTGGAAGAAGTCCAGGATGGCAAGGTGGTCTCCTCCCGCGAGCAGGTGCACCGCTCCACCCACTGA
- the Krt17 gene encoding keratin, type I cytoskeletal 17 isoform X1: MTTTIRQFTSSSSIKGSSGLGGGSSRASCRLSGSLGAGSCRLGSASGLASALGSNSYSSCYSFGTGSGYGSSFAGVDGLLAGGEKATMQNLNDRLASYLDKVRALEEANTELEVKIRDWYQKQAPGPARDYSSYYHTIEDLKNKILVATVDNASILLQIDNARLAADDFRTKFETEQALRMSVEADINGLRRVLDELTLARADLEMQIENLKEELAYLKKNHEEEMNALRGQVGGEINVEMDAAPGVDLSRILSEMRDQYEKMAEKNRKDAEDWFFSKTEELNREVATNSELVQSGKSEISELRRTMQALEIELQSQLSMKASLEGSLAETENRYCVQLSQIQGLISSVEEQLGQLRCEMEQQNQEYKILLDVKTRLEQEIATYRRLLEGEDAHLSYKPKEPVTTRQVRTIVEEVQDGKVISSREQVHQTTR, encoded by the exons atgaccaccaccatcCGCCAGTTCACCTCCTCCAGCTCCATCAAGGGCTCCTCTGGCCTGGGTGGCGGCTCATCCCGCGCCTCCTGCCGATTGTCCGGCAGCCTGGGTGCAGGCTCCTGCAGGCTGGGGTCAGCTAGTGGCCTGGCCAGTGCCCTTGGGAGCAACAGTTACTCCAGCTGCTACAGCTTCGGCACTGGCAGTGGCTATGGGAGCAGCTTTGCGGGTGTCGACGGGCTGCTGGCTGGAGGGGAGAAGGCCACCATGCAGAACCTCAACGACAGGCTGGCCTCTTACCTGGACAAGGTGCGCGCCCTGGAGGAGGCCAACACGGAGCTGGAGGTGAAGATCCGCGACTGGTACCAGAAGCAGGCCCCAGGGCCAGCCCGCGACTACAGCTCCTATTACCACACTATCGAGGATCTGAAGAACAAG ATCCTTGTGGCCACTGTGGACAATGCCAGCATCCTGCTGCAGATTGACAATGCCCGTCTGGCAGCTGATGACTTCCGCACCAA GTTTGAGACGGAGCAGGCCCTGCGCATGAGTGTGGAGGCCGACATCAATGGCCTGCGCCGGGTGCTGGACGAGCTGACCCTGGCCAGAGCCGACCTGGAGATGCAGATCGAGAATCTCAAGGAGGAGCTGGCCTACCTGAAGAAGAACCACGAGGAG GAGATGAACGCTCTGAGAGGCCAGGTGGGCGGTGAAATCAACGTGGAGATGGACGCAGCTCCTGGTGTGGACCTGAGCCGCATCCTGTCAGAGATGCGTGATCAGTACGAGAAGATGGCGGAGAAGAACCGTAAAGATGCTGAAGACTGGTTCTTCAGCAAG ACCGAGGAGCTGAACCGCGAAGTGGCCACCAACAGCGAGCTAGTACAGAGTGGCAAGAGCGAAATCTCTGAGCTCCGACGCACCATGCAGGCCCTGGAGATCGAGCTGCAGTCCCAGCTCAGCATG AAAGCATCTCTGGAGGGCAGCCTGGCTGAGACAGAGAACCGCTACTGCGTGCAGCTGTCCCAGATCCAGGGACTGATCAGCAGCGTGGAGGAGCAGCTGGGTCAGCTGCGCTGCGAGATGGAGCAGCAGAATCAGGAGTACAAGATCCTGCTGGACGTGAAGACGCGTCTGGAGCAGGAGATCGCCACTTACCGTCGCCTGCTGGAGGGCGAGGATGCCCA cctTTCGTACAAGCCGAAAGAAC CCGTGACCACCCGCCAGGTGCGTACCATTGTGGAAGAGGTCCAGGATGGCAAGGTCATCTCATCCCGGGAGCAGGTCCACCAGACCACCCGCTAA
- the Krt17 gene encoding keratin, type I cytoskeletal 17 isoform X2, translated as MGAALRVSTGCWLEGRRPPCRTSTTNTELEVKIRDWYQKQAPGPARDYSSYYHTIEDLKNKILVATVDNASILLQIDNARLAADDFRTKFETEQALRMSVEADINGLRRVLDELTLARADLEMQIENLKEELAYLKKNHEEEMNALRGQVGGEINVEMDAAPGVDLSRILSEMRDQYEKMAEKNRKDAEDWFFSKTEELNREVATNSELVQSGKSEISELRRTMQALEIELQSQLSMKASLEGSLAETENRYCVQLSQIQGLISSVEEQLGQLRCEMEQQNQEYKILLDVKTRLEQEIATYRRLLEGEDAHLSYKPKEPVTTRQVRTIVEEVQDGKVISSREQVHQTTR; from the exons ATGGGAGCAGCTTTGCGGGTGTCGACGGGCTGCTGGCTGGAGGGGAGAAGGCCACCATGCAGAACCTCAACGA CCAACACGGAGCTGGAGGTGAAGATCCGCGACTGGTACCAGAAGCAGGCCCCAGGGCCAGCCCGCGACTACAGCTCCTATTACCACACTATCGAGGATCTGAAGAACAAG ATCCTTGTGGCCACTGTGGACAATGCCAGCATCCTGCTGCAGATTGACAATGCCCGTCTGGCAGCTGATGACTTCCGCACCAA GTTTGAGACGGAGCAGGCCCTGCGCATGAGTGTGGAGGCCGACATCAATGGCCTGCGCCGGGTGCTGGACGAGCTGACCCTGGCCAGAGCCGACCTGGAGATGCAGATCGAGAATCTCAAGGAGGAGCTGGCCTACCTGAAGAAGAACCACGAGGAG GAGATGAACGCTCTGAGAGGCCAGGTGGGCGGTGAAATCAACGTGGAGATGGACGCAGCTCCTGGTGTGGACCTGAGCCGCATCCTGTCAGAGATGCGTGATCAGTACGAGAAGATGGCGGAGAAGAACCGTAAAGATGCTGAAGACTGGTTCTTCAGCAAG ACCGAGGAGCTGAACCGCGAAGTGGCCACCAACAGCGAGCTAGTACAGAGTGGCAAGAGCGAAATCTCTGAGCTCCGACGCACCATGCAGGCCCTGGAGATCGAGCTGCAGTCCCAGCTCAGCATG AAAGCATCTCTGGAGGGCAGCCTGGCTGAGACAGAGAACCGCTACTGCGTGCAGCTGTCCCAGATCCAGGGACTGATCAGCAGCGTGGAGGAGCAGCTGGGTCAGCTGCGCTGCGAGATGGAGCAGCAGAATCAGGAGTACAAGATCCTGCTGGACGTGAAGACGCGTCTGGAGCAGGAGATCGCCACTTACCGTCGCCTGCTGGAGGGCGAGGATGCCCA cctTTCGTACAAGCCGAAAGAAC CCGTGACCACCCGCCAGGTGCGTACCATTGTGGAAGAGGTCCAGGATGGCAAGGTCATCTCATCCCGGGAGCAGGTCCACCAGACCACCCGCTAA